The following is a genomic window from Scleropages formosus chromosome 11, fSclFor1.1, whole genome shotgun sequence.
ttcagaaaatgtgtgtgtgtgtgtacacactcattcactctcacATGCAGTAAGGTCAGTTTATATTCACTAGTTcaccaaaaacacacatctctggaaccaatgtttttttgttttttttttttttttgccaagggccacaatcattactgtgaactggtttGAGAGACAcacgtgtaaaaatcatagtaagagACATCGTGCATCTTAAGTGTCTACAGTGATTGTTTATATTACACTTGAACCTCTGCAAGTAAAATATTGTGTCTGATGTACATCTGTGTATAATGACACGACAATAACCCTAAAGCTAAACCtgacaatctcacacacaccatctgaactgcttgtcccatacggggttgcagggaaccggagcctagcccggcaactcagggcgtaagactggagagggaggggacacacccaggacaggacaccagtccgtcacaaggcaccccaagcaggactcaaaccctagacccaccagagaacaggaccttgtccaacccactgcaccaccacacccccttaacCTGACAATCTGTGGTAATAAATTTAATCCTGTTGCTATGCTGACAAAATTCAGCTATATTTTATGAAACAATGATTCTGTGGCTTTTTTGCATCAGGATcccaaaatatttcattcaaacTCACGAACTGACTTGAACAGTCATCATACCATAAAACACTGTCTGGAACTGACTGAAATTCTGTAACACAGTCTATAACAGTCAACGTCAGAAGGAAATTCCTATTGAAACTGTTCATACAGATGTTCTCACCATACAGATGTTGGCTTAACAATTAAACTTCTAACTCATGACTGTTTCATAAAACTTCCAgcaaaatgcaagaaaatgtttaattcactcaaagatgtttttgtcaggtttttgttttaagatgttattgttatttttgttctttaaaaccAGTAACAACAGTTTATGTTCCAGCTATGACAATGCCTCAGTTAATTTCTCAGGGATTGGATTTAACTATCAAAATCACTTTAGATACTGTAAAATCTTTACATTCTCAACATTGAAAATGGTTAAGAGATGACATACATAATATACACAATACAAAAATGCCttacaagaaaaaaaggtaaaatcaaTAATCTTGTATTTTTTCAGCAGCCAAAATAAATTTCTTGCAAGGAAGAAGCTGCTGAATTACAGCAGATACAAGAAAATGCCTAACTCACTATTGTTtcaggaaatttaaaatattaatgcaggAAAACATCTTATTCAAGTGAAGATGTCCTTGatgttttgttcagtgtttgcttttagatgttattgttactgttgttCTTACAGAGCAGTAGCAACAAACAGTTTAAGATCCAACAGTGACAACACTACAATAATTACCTCAGTGACTGGATTTAATTatcaaagccacttacaatattgtaaaacattttgatgCTTACTGTGGAAAAGGAATTATAAATGACATAGAAAATGTTACACACAGTATAAAATTcttcaggaggaaaaaaagaaactttttttttctaaagtgaaatACTGACAAACAAGGAAAATGCTGCTGAATTAACCTGAATTCAGCACTGACTCATGGTCATTTCTACAGGTCATCTGACTGTGGTACTAAGTCATGCATTGTAATTCTGTCAGTCATTAAcataaagcaacattttttcatacattgcattttttcaaaaaaaattatcaagAGTTTTATTAGTGAAAAAGAGGTGAgtgaaacagtttttatttttgatatattTCTTAAAGATGTGACATTGAACAattttcatacatcactttcatacaactGTATGACTTACCATGCTGTTCCTGGAGCTGAACTGTggatgtaagaaaaaaatattataattagtcagtgaaaacaaaggTTAATGAAATTACGTAATTAGGTCAGTCTCACGAAACACAACAGTCACACATTCcatataaatatgaatgagCTTTTACTCTATCATAATAATGTCATGGCAAACAGACGAATGTCCGAGAATACGTGGAGGCCTGCAGAGTCTGCTCCCAGAACCCCGACACAGAGAACCACCGGCCTACTGGAACCACTGCCAGTGCCCTCGCAACCTTGGTCCCAAgtagcagtggacttcctgaTGGACTACACCTCTTTGGATGCTAAGACTGTGATACTAACCTTGACTGACCgattttccaaagcctgccgCCTGATCCCCCTGCCATGGTTGCCCACGGCCATGGAGACAGTAAAGGCACTGTCCCAACAGGTCTTCGGCCTACATGGCCTGCCTGAGGACACTGTCAGACCATGGGCCCCAATGTGGAGGACATTCTGGACTAAGCTGGGGGTCTCGGTGAGCCTCACCTTTGGCTACCACCCCTACTCCAGCAGGCAGGTGAGGCGCTTACAGCAGAACATCAGTCATGTCCTCTGCAACTACTGTGCCCAACGACAGCACCCGTGGGCACAATACCTGCCCTGGGCCGAGTACACCCATAATGCCTTgacccactcctccacaggtatgtcaccATTCCAATGTGTCCGAGGGTACCAGTCTGCTCTGTTTCCTTGGTGCCCCATCTCAACGTCCCCACAGTCGACCCCTGGCACCAGGCCAGTGGGGAGACTTGGTGTGCCATCAAGACTCACCTACAGTCCCTGAGATGCAATATAAAATCACCCACTCCGACGCACCTAGTTgcggaacctccaactgagagacattctcctcacctatcttctGAGGCTCTCTGTTCTGTGGGTGCAACCTTCTTGTGATACTAATAAAGCGACTTCAACATCAGCATTTGAGTCTGCCCTCCTAATCTCCTACATGACAGCAACAAACAGTTTATGATCCAACAGTGACAACACTACAGTAACTTGCTCAGTGGCTGGATTTTATTATCAAAGCcactttatatacagtaaaatctTTAGATTGTCTCTGTGGAAAAGGGACagtaaatgacacaaaaatattatacattataaaaatgccttgacatttaaaaaaacgtAAAATTGATTAACTGTTTTGCAAAACTGAAATcctgacaaacaaaaaaattatatgaattAATTTGTGCCCAACACTAATTTTAACATGATCATTCTTACAGGTCATCTGACTGTGGTACCACGTTATATAATGTCATTCTGCCAGTCATTAACGTAAAGCAACATTTCTTCATACAATGTACTCATTCACACTAATGACAAAAATAGTTTAATCAGGAAAAAGAGGTGAGTGAAGTTGTGCTTATTTTTGGATATATGTCTTCAAGAAGTGATATTGCTATATTTTCATACACCAGGTTCACACAactgtattacttaccatgctgttCTTTGAGCTGACCTGTAtatgtaagaaaaaatattgtaatcAGTCAGTGAGAACAGAGATTAATGAAATGAAGTCATGAGGTCAGTGCCACAAAacactgcagtcacacactgcatataAATACGTGCATGtgagttttaacattttatcatatCTCATTCTTCAGCGTTgctgacaaatgaaaaattatttaaattcacaATGAATATTGTAAAGACtttaaaaagtgcaattcaaCAATCAGTTACCACACACCTAAACTGTGAACCTTGAGCCAGTAaaatagtgattagagctaatacctttggacccaaaggtcactgaCACAATTctcacctttacatttattcacttaacagacacttttgtccaaagcgacttacaagggatactatgtagtgttactaacccacacaccttattcatcaaggtgactacattgctagatacactacttacaaggagttactcatccatgcatcagtgaaacacactcactttgtgatactcacacactatgggggaacctgaacagcatgcctttggactgtgggaggaaaccagagcacccagaggaagcccatgcagacatggggagaacatgcaaaccccacacagactgagcagggatcgaatgcACgttcttttgcaccacccaggcgttatGAGACAGTGgccctactcactgtgccaccttccgctgtagtaccctcaagcaaggtacttaccctaaattgctcgagtaaaattACTTGActatacaaatgagtaaataattgtatgtagctaaacattgtaagttgctttggagaaaagcgacagtgaaatgaataaatgtaaatgtatttgttctgaACTTGGGATTCATGgtaggaaaaatgtttaaatattctttggACATGATCTAGAAAATCCAAAGATGATGGAAAATAACCCTAAACAAGTGACTGTTATTAATGATGGTGTGAGTACAAGAGTGAGTGTGAAGGGACCTGTTGAACTCCACTGCCCCCCCACAGTAAATATAACTTATACACTATAATGACGGCTGTGAGCTATGATGTAAAATCACTTTTACATAATACCATTTTTCAactatgttttttaattttattaaatctgaAAACCATGAATGTGAACAGTAAATTGCTAAAATACCTCTCTTTCTCCGCAGTTTTACAAAATAGTGAATCAAAACTGTGCATCCAATAATACCAACAGCAGACAGACTGAAGCCCACAGCAAAGGTCACCTTCCAAGGATGGGCACGATGGAACATCTCACCTGGGATACAACAAAcaattaatttcacataaaGATTACAGATTTGCACctttcagtaattaaaaaatgaaacaggcAATTTTATCAGTACAAAACCTGCAGtccaaatgttttatttaacttgaagaaataagtaaacaaaGTACTTCGAATTTTTGTCTTTAGAAAACTAGTCAGTGTGGAAACACTTTCATACAGATGGATGGAGGTGCAAATCACGAAGATACAAAGAAAGTTGTGATACTGGAACCGGTTCATTATTTATAGTAACTTAAACATGAGTTGCACGAAGTGTCTCCATTGAGCTGTTTATACtaaatatgtgtaactcaccagggatgtcagttattgtctctttcatttcattcatctgCTGCTGTCGAACTCGACAAGTGAACCTGTTGGTCTCTGTCTCCTGTACAATAACACGTCGTCTCACAATATAGTGATCCATACTGTCTCTGTGCAtctctgtgtgtccagctgtgaggttgtgtccttcactgtccatccagaccacttgaggctgagggtaccagcctttagattcacacaccagactgatTCCTCCTTCTTTATATCCTTCAATGGAGATCACTGGTTGGGTTCCTACAGCTACAGATACAGGACTTGTCTTGTGAAACAGTAAGCGACTCATGAAagttaatgaaggaaaaaaatgtttattatatgcactgcaaaaataataatttaattttaataaaaaaaatttaaattcctACCTTTAATACGCAGGTTAATCCATGAATCATCTTGCCATTGTTGAGACTGAACAAAGCATTTATATGGTCCATCATCAGAGCCTCTAACACCAAAGAGTTTTAATGAAGTGTTTCCCTTCTTCAGTTCTTCAAGGAACAACGATGTTCTTCCCCTGTAGGATGGGATCTGCTTCTCATATCTGTCCTCATGATCCCGATAAAGATGTACAAGTGGGTTACCGGTCTGAACTCTGAACCACTCAACACtcaggtccacagcactgatgttgggtttgaggtaacagggcagaacaacatcttcaccagctacagcaacTATAGGCTGAGctggaccaagaacctcaaacctctctgtgaagaaaaacacacactgagaactTATTCAGTTCCAGAGACaacatgacacattttttttatctgagGAAATATATGTACCCAATGTGGAGACAGTAGTCTGCCGAAGAAGGAGGAGAGTCAAACAGAGACATCCAGACCAATTGATCGTCATCACTGAAACAGATATATACTATAAATCATCAGTTATGAGAATATATACATGTTAGTCATACAGTCATATAGGATCTGAGTATGGATCGgctatattaaaataaacatttctcatAGCTAGCTGGTTGGCTGGTTGTGAGGTAATACAAACAATTACCAATACTGACCTGACTGATGTCCAATTGTAACTGTTATACTTGGTGAAGATGCTTTATACTGAAGCTCAGTCTTCTACCAGTCTGGTCTCTAGAAATGCTGCCAGGTGTTCTTACCTGATCCTTTCATTATCCTTCAGATATTGTGTTCTGGAGGCCACACAGTATTTGTCACGTATATCAGCATGACACTGAAACGCCAGATGGAAGAGTCAGTGACACAAAGATTTTACTTTCAGGTCTCAAAGCAGAATTCAATacgaaaaaatgcaaatgtaaaaggttcagaaaagttcattttaacGGCTGTCCATAGAAAATATTTGGACAAAATAACTGTCTTATAGGctatttttgatttaaaaaaaaaaaaaaaacacacacacacacacacacaacaagcaaaaaaagaaaaagatcaaGTTATGAAATATTATCAGGCTAATGAACTGCAGAATAACAACCTAATAACTGGTATTTTCTCACTCAGTTCttaatataatacaaatacagCAGCATCTTTAACACACCACTAATCTCTGagtagaatgaaaaaaaaagactgtaaaCATATCAGTGCATCCCtcagtttaaaaacatgcagttagATACAATTTTTTATAAAGATAAAAGA
Proteins encoded in this region:
- the LOC108930620 gene encoding butyrophilin subfamily 1 member A1-like, producing MTINWSGCLCLTLLLLRQTTVSTLERFEVLGPAQPIVAVAGEDVVLPCYLKPNISAVDLSVEWFRVQTGNPLVHLYRDHEDRYEKQIPSYRGRTSLFLEELKKGNTSLKLFGVRGSDDGPYKCFVQSQQWQDDSWINLRIKAVGTQPVISIEGYKEGGISLVCESKGWYPQPQVVWMDSEGHNLTAGHTEMHRDSMDHYIVRRRVIVQETETNRFTCRVRQQQMNEMKETITDIPGEMFHRAHPWKVTFAVGFSLSAVGIIGCTVLIHYFVKLRRKRGQLKEQHVQLQEQHGLITSQLKLVKAQRYAVDVTLDPDTAHPELILSEDRKQVRNGDTWQDLPDNPERFNWWSCILGKEGFSSGKHYWEVQVGNKTYWRLGVASESINRKGYFPLDTNNGLWSIWLQNGNKYEAFTDPPVLLHLSVKPRKVGVFVDYEEGEVSFYSVEDKSHIYTFTGYKFTEKLCPFFCPGFWYRSENSAPLIISPVSDID